One Nitrosomonas sp. PY1 DNA window includes the following coding sequences:
- a CDS encoding 16S rRNA (uracil(1498)-N(3))-methyltransferase, whose protein sequence is MHARFYHPAEITVGQCIALSHENKHHAMRTLRLKKGDSITLFNGRGGEFSAHIQVIDNSDVKVLVENFLRQERESPVVIELAQAICTNEKMDWIIQKAVELGVNRIQPISTERSIVQLSNERASKRLIHWEKIIISACEQSGRNHLPQIFPLISLSKWLNQKQLIHTDRETRLMLSPTSKQYLKNIARPVNHDSITLMVGPEGGFSQTEELSILHSEYTSIRLGSRILRTETAGLAIIAAIQTLWGDF, encoded by the coding sequence ATGCACGCACGCTTTTATCATCCAGCCGAGATTACTGTTGGACAGTGCATTGCGCTCTCTCATGAAAACAAACACCATGCGATGCGCACCTTACGATTAAAGAAAGGCGATTCGATAACTTTATTTAATGGCCGTGGTGGTGAATTTTCAGCGCATATTCAAGTTATTGACAATTCGGATGTTAAAGTACTTGTTGAAAATTTTTTAAGACAGGAACGCGAGTCTCCTGTAGTTATTGAGCTTGCTCAAGCAATATGCACTAACGAAAAAATGGATTGGATCATTCAAAAAGCTGTAGAACTAGGTGTTAATCGTATCCAACCTATTTCTACCGAGCGCAGTATCGTACAACTCTCCAATGAACGCGCTAGCAAACGACTGATACATTGGGAAAAGATCATTATTTCAGCTTGCGAACAAAGCGGAAGAAATCACTTACCACAAATATTCCCTTTGATTTCTCTATCCAAATGGCTTAACCAAAAACAATTAATCCACACTGATCGAGAAACGCGATTGATGCTATCACCCACCTCAAAGCAATATTTAAAAAATATTGCTAGACCAGTGAATCATGACAGTATTACACTTATGGTCGGTCCTGAAGGTGGTTTCTCGCAGACGGAAGAACTATCCATCCTGCATAGCGAGTATACTTCTATTCGCTTAGGAAGCCGAATACTTCGCACAGAGACAGCAGGATTAGCTATTATTGCTGCGATACAAACATTATGGGGTGATTTTTGA
- a CDS encoding energy transducer TonB: MKSVLTVSSEYFRNSRILTAMTISLFLHLIALVGLTFQFPKPLHNKISTSLEVVLVNKQTPTKPTKTQLLAQDNLDGGGNTDKNRQAKTPFPILPKNKPLSKEAAAQKKVEQLEEETKKLMAAVSTKPEIKPIESPKDKPDNTSDPVSAIDAHELLSRSLDIARLKAQVDQDYDEYQKRPKRKFVGARTKEYRFARYVEDWRIKVERIGNLNYPEEARKGKLYGNLQLTVSIRADGSLESIEINRSSGKKILDNAAINIVKLSGQNGFAPFPPNISQDTDILHITRTWVFAPSDTLISR, from the coding sequence ATGAAATCTGTACTAACCGTTAGCTCTGAATACTTCAGAAACAGTCGCATATTGACTGCCATGACTATTTCTTTGTTTTTACATCTGATAGCTCTGGTTGGGTTGACTTTTCAATTCCCAAAACCACTACATAATAAAATCAGTACATCATTAGAAGTCGTACTAGTCAATAAGCAAACACCGACCAAACCCACCAAAACACAGCTTCTTGCGCAAGATAATCTGGATGGCGGTGGCAATACTGATAAAAATCGGCAAGCGAAAACACCATTCCCTATACTTCCCAAAAACAAGCCATTGAGCAAAGAAGCCGCCGCACAGAAAAAAGTGGAGCAACTTGAGGAAGAAACCAAAAAATTGATGGCAGCAGTAAGTACCAAACCAGAAATTAAACCAATCGAGTCACCCAAAGATAAACCGGATAACACTTCAGATCCAGTGAGTGCAATTGATGCCCATGAATTATTATCGCGCAGCCTGGATATTGCCCGATTAAAAGCGCAAGTTGACCAAGATTACGATGAATATCAAAAACGACCGAAACGAAAATTTGTCGGTGCACGCACTAAAGAATATCGATTTGCACGCTATGTCGAAGACTGGCGTATCAAAGTTGAACGGATAGGCAATTTAAATTACCCAGAAGAAGCAAGGAAGGGAAAATTATATGGAAACTTACAGCTTACCGTCAGCATTCGAGCAGATGGAAGCTTAGAAAGTATTGAAATTAATCGCTCTTCCGGCAAAAAGATTCTTGATAATGCTGCCATTAACATCGTCAAATTATCTGGACAAAACGGTTTCGCTCCGTTCCCTCCCAATATTAGTCAAGATACCGACATCTTACATATTACCCGCACATGGGTATTTGCTCCATCCGATACATTAATCAGCCGATAA
- a CDS encoding thioredoxin family protein yields the protein MASLETPVCEFGWKAIDFDLLGVDGKRYNLASCKGKNGLLLMFICNHCPYVKAVQDRIIRDVNELKPHGINTIAIMSNDSESYPEDSFPNMKLIAEKFSYPFPYVWDETQEVAKQYGAVCTPDFFGFNSDLALQYHGRLDASRKEAAPPDVQRDLFEAMVQIAKTGRGPEDQISSIGCSIKWRTE from the coding sequence ATGGCTAGTTTAGAAACGCCAGTTTGTGAATTCGGTTGGAAGGCGATTGATTTTGATTTATTGGGAGTTGATGGAAAGCGCTACAACTTGGCTTCTTGTAAAGGGAAGAATGGATTGCTGTTAATGTTTATTTGCAATCATTGCCCTTATGTAAAAGCTGTGCAAGATCGTATCATTCGTGATGTCAATGAATTGAAACCGCATGGTATCAATACCATTGCAATTATGTCGAACGACTCTGAGAGTTATCCAGAAGATTCATTTCCAAACATGAAGCTGATCGCGGAAAAATTCAGCTATCCTTTTCCATATGTTTGGGATGAAACACAAGAAGTCGCCAAACAATATGGCGCGGTATGCACGCCCGACTTTTTCGGTTTTAACAGTGATTTAGCATTGCAATACCACGGACGATTAGATGCATCGCGCAAGGAAGCGGCACCGCCGGATGTGCAGCGCGATTTGTTTGAAGCAATGGTGCAAATTGCCAAAACGGGTCGCGGCCCGGAAGATCAGATTTCCAGTATTGGTTGTTCGATTAAGTGGCGTACGGAGTAA
- a CDS encoding inositol monophosphatase family protein, which produces MLEKVVALVKEVGQQVIMPRYLKVSRQYKADGSFFTEADVVAQTVLFDELRKIHPAPLLGEEMSREEQELQWMHGNEGLWSVDPIDGTSNFFNGLPYFAISVAYLVQGKSILGVVYNPATQEMFYAQKGGGAFLNGIPLPINKHVPSLSNAMANIDLKRLDRKLAATVATYPPYASQRNYGASTLEWCYIAAGYFDLYLHGGQKPWDYAAGSLILEEAGGSMCGFDHEDYWAGSPWRRSVIAALDAGLFIQWRDWVHKSR; this is translated from the coding sequence GTGTTAGAAAAGGTTGTTGCGCTGGTTAAGGAAGTCGGGCAACAAGTGATTATGCCGCGCTATTTAAAGGTCAGTCGACAGTATAAAGCTGATGGTAGTTTTTTTACCGAAGCCGATGTGGTTGCACAAACTGTTTTGTTCGATGAATTGCGGAAAATTCATCCGGCGCCTTTGCTTGGCGAAGAAATGTCACGAGAAGAGCAAGAATTGCAGTGGATGCATGGTAATGAAGGTTTGTGGAGTGTGGATCCGATTGATGGGACTTCAAATTTTTTCAATGGATTGCCCTATTTCGCTATTTCCGTTGCCTATTTAGTGCAAGGGAAGAGTATTTTGGGAGTGGTTTATAATCCGGCCACACAGGAAATGTTTTATGCGCAAAAAGGTGGTGGCGCTTTTTTGAATGGTATACCGTTACCTATTAACAAGCATGTTCCAAGTTTATCCAATGCTATGGCCAATATCGATTTGAAGCGCTTGGATCGAAAACTAGCGGCAACCGTTGCGACCTATCCACCCTATGCTTCGCAGCGCAACTACGGTGCTAGTACATTAGAGTGGTGCTATATCGCGGCAGGTTATTTTGATTTATATCTGCATGGTGGACAAAAGCCTTGGGATTATGCCGCCGGATCCTTGATACTTGAAGAGGCGGGAGGGAGCATGTGTGGATTTGATCATGAAGATTATTGGGCAGGCTCACCTTGGCGTCGTTCAGTGATTGCGGCTTTGGATGCCGGACTATTTATACAATGGCGTGATTGGGTACATAAAAGTCGATAG
- a CDS encoding ribonuclease catalytic domain-containing protein — MNVFYEEAGTFKVGAVLLDNNSSLQVEAIHGKRSKIKANSVLLQFETPSLSEFMHNAQKLADELDESFLWECSKQDAEFSNTDLATEYFGHTPTALESAATLLLLQSAPMYFYKKGPGRYKAAPPEALKAALASKEKKRQQAEQQAYYEKQLRCFTLPEEFQQKITSLLYKPDKNSIEWKALEVVSLETKLTILELLNKCGAIPSTHDYHFNQFIFEHYPDGTDFKNLHFQDVTNDFNHLPISDVTAFSIDDATTTEIDDAFSITQLPFGSLRIGIHIAAPALGIEPESPLDRLAATRLSTVYLPGNKITMLPDSTIHHFTLCENRLRPVVSLYLNVSDDFSIVSCESKLERIKVTANLRSNLLETQFNETALNKGEILHPFSTELILLWKFACKMETSRGKANENNDKIDYSFEIQNDRVSISERRRGSPIDKVVSELMIYINTEWGKLLSDAGITGIFRSQNNSKVRMSTSPAPHQGLGVSQYAWSSSPMRRYVDLINQRQIISLLRNETPFYNKENTNLSVTINDFETSYGIYNEFQRTMERYWCLRWLLQENMETINAQIIKENLVKFDHLPFITRIASLPEIMPGSYVKLKLSKIDLLERSLHAEFVQKINI; from the coding sequence ATGAATGTTTTTTATGAAGAAGCCGGCACTTTCAAAGTAGGCGCCGTATTGCTCGACAATAATTCTTCGCTACAAGTTGAAGCAATTCATGGCAAGCGCTCTAAAATTAAAGCAAATTCAGTGTTATTGCAGTTTGAAACACCCTCCTTGTCGGAGTTTATGCACAATGCACAAAAATTAGCCGATGAACTGGATGAGAGTTTTCTCTGGGAGTGCAGTAAGCAAGACGCCGAATTTTCCAATACCGACCTAGCCACAGAATACTTTGGCCATACACCGACAGCACTTGAATCGGCTGCAACACTGCTATTACTTCAAAGTGCGCCTATGTATTTTTATAAAAAAGGCCCAGGACGCTATAAGGCAGCTCCTCCTGAAGCCCTGAAAGCTGCCTTGGCCAGTAAAGAAAAGAAACGACAACAAGCAGAACAGCAAGCGTATTACGAAAAACAACTCAGGTGCTTTACATTACCAGAAGAGTTTCAACAAAAAATTACCAGCTTGTTGTACAAGCCTGACAAAAACTCGATCGAATGGAAAGCCCTTGAAGTCGTGAGCTTAGAAACAAAACTGACAATACTTGAGCTACTGAACAAATGCGGTGCGATTCCATCCACACACGATTATCACTTTAATCAATTTATTTTTGAACATTATCCAGACGGCACTGATTTTAAGAATCTGCATTTTCAGGATGTTACCAATGATTTCAATCACTTACCTATTTCAGATGTTACTGCATTTAGTATTGATGATGCGACAACAACAGAAATTGATGATGCTTTTTCTATTACCCAACTGCCTTTTGGAAGTCTCCGCATAGGTATTCATATAGCCGCACCAGCACTTGGAATAGAACCTGAGTCTCCGTTGGATAGATTGGCTGCAACACGTCTATCGACAGTTTATTTGCCAGGTAACAAAATCACTATGTTACCCGATAGCACCATCCATCATTTCACGCTCTGCGAAAATCGACTACGCCCAGTAGTGTCGCTTTACCTTAATGTATCGGATGACTTTAGCATCGTGAGCTGTGAAAGCAAGCTAGAGAGAATAAAAGTCACCGCAAATTTACGCAGCAACCTACTAGAAACACAATTTAACGAAACAGCCTTAAATAAAGGGGAAATTCTTCACCCATTTAGCACGGAATTAATTTTATTATGGAAATTTGCCTGCAAAATGGAAACTTCGCGTGGCAAAGCCAATGAAAATAATGACAAGATCGATTATAGCTTTGAAATACAAAATGATCGTGTCTCTATCAGCGAGCGCCGGAGAGGCTCTCCCATTGATAAAGTAGTATCTGAGCTGATGATTTATATTAACACCGAATGGGGTAAGCTACTCAGTGATGCGGGTATTACGGGCATTTTTCGCAGCCAAAACAACAGCAAAGTAAGAATGAGTACATCTCCTGCGCCACATCAAGGATTGGGTGTTTCACAATACGCTTGGAGCAGTTCTCCTATGAGGCGCTATGTCGATTTAATCAATCAGAGGCAAATTATCTCTCTATTGCGTAACGAAACACCCTTCTACAATAAAGAAAATACCAATCTTAGTGTGACAATTAATGATTTCGAAACAAGCTATGGAATTTATAATGAATTTCAACGAACTATGGAACGATATTGGTGCTTGCGTTGGTTGCTACAAGAAAACATGGAAACCATCAATGCACAGATCATTAAAGAAAATTTGGTAAAATTTGACCATCTTCCATTCATTACTCGGATAGCTTCATTACCCGAAATTATGCCTGGCTCTTATGTCAAACTTAAATTATCTAAGATCGATTTACTTGAACGAAGCCTTCATGCTGAATTTGTTCAGAAAATTAATATTTGA
- a CDS encoding oxidative damage protection protein codes for MTRMVKCIKLQLEAEGLDYQTYPGELGKRIYENVSKEAWNQWIQHQTMLVNENRLNLSDIKARKYLAEQMEAHFFGSGAEQPAGYIAPQTKD; via the coding sequence ATGACTCGAATGGTTAAATGCATCAAGCTTCAACTAGAAGCAGAAGGCCTAGACTATCAAACATATCCCGGTGAATTAGGCAAACGAATTTATGAGAACGTGTCCAAAGAAGCCTGGAATCAGTGGATTCAACACCAAACTATGTTGGTCAATGAAAATCGATTGAATCTTTCAGATATCAAAGCCAGGAAGTACTTAGCCGAACAAATGGAAGCACACTTTTTTGGCAGCGGCGCAGAACAACCAGCCGGCTATATCGCCCCACAAACAAAAGATTAA
- a CDS encoding TonB-dependent siderophore receptor, translating to MTMLSSTHNVSFRYILFFLSLAIAVVAYPLRADTPDAQKNLTRTYQISAGYLSDALNQFSRQANIKLDIDSAILEGKVTYGLEGNFDIKSALDQLLTDSGLQAIQSADDSLRYTIRIKSDAPVEPAVTTLPSIVVTANNTNRYAIASTSSATKTNTLLRDTPQAISVVTKDLIKDQSMLSLSDVARYVPGVGVSQGEGNRDALVFRGNRSTGDFFIDGIRDDAEYYRDLYNTDRVEVLKGANGMIFGRGGSGGVVNRIIKEANWSPSREFSFQGGSYDHMRMTTDVGYVVNDKAALRLNAVYEDTGSFRDGVHLERYGISPTVTFKPTNRTKVVAGMERFHDDRVADRGITSVIGRVGEITGPVDVRRSQFFGDPRRSRADIDALSFNSFIEHKFESGITLQNRTNYTTYDKFYQNVFASGGLNSSSFVPISAYNNATTRDNVFNQTNFLYSLNTGPISHTLMAGVEVGRQETHNRRETGLFNSRDNSSTSILVPLSNSVTHVPIFFRNRNSGGDVDAFNRSVLNVTSLYIQDQIEIIPQLQVIAGVRYDSFDINFQQKNGLHDHLKSKDNLIAPRFGVILKPFDPISFYASYSQAYVPRAGDQLTSLNVTVETLKPEKFTTLEAGVKWDIRPDLALTGAVYQLDRNNVITSIVGGQSFLSKGQRTHGVEVTLTGQLTPKLSVMSGYAYQTGKLTSDVYGVAEKGASVAELPHHAFSAWSRYDFTPRIGAAFGVIYRGDMYASLTNRVKLPDFTRVDAALFAQLSKSFRAQLNIENLLDTKYFVSAQNDFNISPGAPILVRASLIANFQ from the coding sequence ATGACTATGCTAAGCTCTACCCATAACGTTTCGTTTCGTTACATTTTATTTTTTCTAAGTTTAGCAATAGCGGTAGTAGCATATCCTTTACGTGCGGATACACCCGATGCACAAAAAAACCTGACGCGTACATACCAGATATCGGCAGGCTATTTAAGCGATGCTTTAAATCAATTTTCTCGACAAGCCAATATCAAGCTCGATATTGATTCGGCAATCTTGGAAGGTAAGGTAACATATGGATTGGAGGGTAATTTCGATATCAAATCCGCGCTAGATCAGCTACTAACGGACTCTGGTTTACAAGCTATTCAAAGTGCCGATGATAGTCTTCGCTATACTATTCGAATTAAATCCGATGCTCCGGTCGAACCAGCCGTTACTACTCTACCTTCTATTGTAGTTACTGCAAATAACACCAATCGCTATGCAATCGCCAGCACCAGTTCGGCCACAAAAACCAATACATTGCTGCGTGACACACCGCAAGCCATTTCGGTAGTTACCAAAGATTTAATCAAAGATCAATCCATGCTCAGCTTGAGCGATGTAGCTCGGTATGTTCCAGGAGTAGGTGTATCACAAGGCGAAGGTAATCGAGATGCACTGGTTTTTCGTGGTAATCGGTCTACTGGAGATTTTTTTATCGATGGTATTCGTGACGATGCTGAGTATTATCGTGATCTCTACAATACTGATCGCGTCGAAGTATTAAAAGGTGCCAATGGCATGATTTTTGGTCGTGGAGGATCCGGTGGAGTTGTCAATCGTATAATAAAGGAAGCCAACTGGAGTCCAAGTAGAGAATTCTCATTCCAAGGTGGATCATACGATCATATGCGTATGACTACCGATGTCGGTTATGTCGTTAATGATAAGGCTGCATTACGTCTAAATGCAGTATACGAAGACACAGGAAGTTTTCGGGATGGTGTACATTTGGAACGATACGGTATTTCACCGACTGTTACATTCAAGCCAACAAATCGCACTAAAGTTGTCGCCGGCATGGAAAGGTTTCACGATGATCGCGTTGCTGATCGCGGCATTACATCGGTTATCGGTCGTGTTGGGGAAATTACCGGCCCCGTGGATGTCCGCAGGTCGCAATTTTTTGGCGATCCTAGACGTAGTCGCGCCGATATTGATGCCTTGTCATTCAATTCCTTCATCGAACACAAATTTGAGTCTGGAATCACACTACAAAACCGAACCAATTACACAACATACGACAAATTTTATCAAAATGTATTTGCAAGCGGTGGTCTTAACTCATCCTCATTTGTTCCCATAAGCGCTTACAATAACGCGACAACGCGCGATAATGTATTTAATCAAACCAACTTTCTCTATTCACTGAACACCGGCCCCATTTCGCATACCTTAATGGCCGGCGTGGAAGTTGGTCGACAAGAAACACACAATCGACGTGAAACCGGGTTGTTCAACAGCAGAGATAATTCATCAACTAGCATATTGGTACCTTTAAGTAATTCGGTGACTCATGTGCCGATTTTTTTCCGTAACCGAAATTCCGGCGGTGACGTAGATGCATTCAACCGCAGCGTTTTGAATGTCACATCTCTTTACATCCAAGATCAAATAGAAATTATCCCGCAATTACAGGTTATCGCAGGTGTGCGCTACGATTCGTTCGATATCAATTTTCAGCAAAAGAATGGTCTGCATGATCACTTAAAAAGTAAGGATAATCTGATAGCTCCTAGATTCGGGGTTATTTTAAAACCCTTCGATCCGATCTCATTCTACGCCAGCTACAGCCAAGCCTACGTACCTCGAGCCGGAGATCAATTGACTTCACTCAATGTCACAGTAGAAACATTAAAACCCGAAAAATTCACCACATTAGAAGCTGGTGTCAAATGGGATATCCGACCTGACTTGGCACTGACCGGAGCCGTTTACCAACTAGATCGCAACAACGTCATCACTTCAATCGTCGGAGGTCAAAGTTTTCTATCTAAAGGCCAACGCACTCATGGCGTTGAAGTCACTTTGACGGGTCAACTCACACCCAAGCTTAGTGTTATGAGTGGTTACGCCTATCAAACCGGGAAACTCACTAGCGATGTTTATGGGGTAGCCGAGAAAGGCGCTTCTGTCGCCGAACTTCCACACCATGCTTTTTCCGCCTGGAGTCGCTACGATTTCACGCCGAGAATTGGCGCAGCATTTGGCGTTATCTATCGCGGCGATATGTATGCTTCCCTGACAAACAGAGTGAAATTACCTGACTTTACGCGAGTCGATGCCGCATTGTTTGCGCAATTGTCAAAAAGCTTCCGCGCACAATTAAATATCGAAAACTTACTCGATACTAAATACTTTGTTTCAGCACAAAACGATTTCAATATTTCTCCAGGCGCTCCTATTCTAGTGAGAGCGTCATTGATTGCAAATTTCCAGTAA
- the trkA gene encoding Trk system potassium transporter TrkA: MKIIILGAGRVGSSVAESLVNEANDITMVDIDHERLSILQDRLDLRTVVGNASYPSVLVDAGAMDADMILAVTEHDETNLVACKLAASLFNTPTKIARIRSTEYLKNPEIFSDEIFSVDYAISPEQILTEYIEKLIEFPEALQVLDFAMGKVSMVAVRALQGGALIGQQLQELRKHIPNVVIRVVAIFRKDRPIIPEGSTTIQEGDEVFFIAATDDIRKVFRELRNMDRPVKHVMIAGGGRIGRRLSRTLENDYQIRIIEHNPKACEMLASELNNALVLNGDATDELLLESENIAEMDMFCSLTNDDENNIMSALLAKRLGAHRVIALITRGTYVDLMQGSGIDIAISPAQVTIGSLLAYVRRGDVAAVHSLRRGAAEALELVAHGDEKSSKVVGRKIEDIKLPRGAMIGAIVRGLPKYEGTWRERLVTDIDTVSDDLIRDAQVIIAHHDTVIQSDDHVILFVINRKMIREIEKLFQVNVAFL, from the coding sequence TTGAAGATCATTATTCTAGGAGCAGGCCGAGTTGGGTCGTCGGTTGCCGAAAGTTTGGTGAATGAGGCCAATGACATCACTATGGTCGACATTGATCATGAACGGTTATCAATTTTGCAAGATAGGCTGGATTTGCGTACTGTTGTGGGAAATGCTTCGTATCCATCCGTTTTGGTCGATGCAGGAGCTATGGATGCCGATATGATTTTAGCGGTGACAGAGCACGATGAAACGAATTTGGTGGCGTGTAAACTGGCTGCCAGTCTATTTAATACACCAACCAAAATTGCTCGCATTCGTTCAACTGAATATTTAAAGAATCCGGAGATTTTTTCTGATGAAATTTTTTCTGTTGATTATGCTATCTCTCCTGAGCAAATACTTACTGAATATATAGAGAAATTAATCGAATTTCCAGAAGCCCTGCAGGTTCTGGACTTCGCTATGGGAAAGGTCAGTATGGTGGCTGTACGAGCATTGCAGGGTGGGGCGTTAATCGGGCAGCAATTGCAAGAGTTGCGTAAGCATATTCCAAATGTGGTAATTCGTGTCGTAGCAATTTTCCGCAAAGATCGCCCTATTATTCCTGAAGGAAGTACTACTATTCAAGAAGGTGACGAGGTCTTTTTTATTGCCGCAACTGACGATATTCGAAAAGTTTTTCGGGAATTGCGCAATATGGATAGACCTGTGAAGCATGTGATGATTGCAGGGGGAGGGAGAATCGGTAGGCGCCTCAGTCGTACGCTAGAAAATGATTATCAAATTCGCATTATTGAACATAATCCTAAAGCATGCGAGATGCTTGCATCAGAGCTCAATAATGCTTTGGTGTTAAACGGCGATGCAACGGATGAATTGTTATTGGAAAGTGAGAATATTGCTGAAATGGACATGTTTTGTTCATTGACGAACGATGATGAAAATAACATCATGTCTGCGTTACTGGCAAAACGTTTAGGTGCCCATAGAGTTATCGCCTTGATTACTAGGGGAACTTATGTGGATTTAATGCAGGGTAGTGGTATTGATATCGCTATTTCTCCTGCTCAAGTTACCATTGGCTCTTTACTGGCTTATGTAAGGCGTGGCGATGTTGCTGCGGTACATAGTTTAAGGCGAGGTGCGGCAGAAGCTCTGGAATTGGTGGCTCATGGCGATGAAAAATCATCAAAAGTGGTTGGTAGAAAAATTGAAGACATTAAGCTTCCTAGGGGAGCTATGATCGGTGCTATTGTTAGGGGATTACCGAAGTACGAAGGAACGTGGCGAGAACGCCTTGTTACCGATATTGATACAGTGAGTGATGATTTGATAAGAGATGCTCAGGTTATTATTGCACATCATGATACTGTGATTCAGTCCGATGATCACGTTATTTTGTTTGTGATCAATCGGAAAATGATTCGTGAGATTGAAAAATTATTCCAGGTTAACGTAGCTTTTTTATAA
- a CDS encoding bacterioferritin-associated ferredoxin has protein sequence MYVCICKGVTENKLREAIHQGADRMRDLKSTLGVTEQCGRCACHAKQVLDEALSEKSQLLHNMQPHSICACDTYV, from the coding sequence ATGTATGTATGTATTTGCAAAGGAGTAACTGAAAATAAATTACGTGAAGCAATTCATCAGGGTGCTGATCGCATGCGGGACTTGAAAAGCACGCTGGGCGTTACAGAACAATGTGGTCGATGCGCATGTCATGCTAAGCAAGTATTGGATGAAGCCTTATCTGAGAAATCGCAATTGCTGCATAACATGCAACCTCATTCAATTTGCGCCTGCGATACATACGTTTAG
- the argA gene encoding amino-acid N-acetyltransferase translates to MNLNTPTIPSFVSWFRSVAPYVNTFRGKVFIIGFNGEMITDTKFVHFIHDINLLASLGVRLVLVHGARPQIQLRLDESQLETQTVMDIRVTDSAALQCVKESTGRIHHEIAALLSMGLPNSPMANAAIRVSSGNFVIACPYGVIEGVDLLHTGKVRKINVQAINASLEQGNVVLISPLGYSPTGEIFNLTMENVATETAIALHAEKLIFLWDTLTKETSDPDNLSILPRELTVKESKAFLEDKSSPTIFSEEARLFLQCAIKACESSVDRIHLISRHIDGAILQELFTHHGIGTMISRETLQSLREARIEDVGGILQLIEPLETEGILVRRGRELLEVEIERFSVFEHDSVILGCAALYPFLEEKAGELACLAIHPDYRDFGHGTRLLKYIEAKALSQGIKTLFVLTTRTTHWFIEHGFTEVTLTELPKPKQSLYNYQRRSKMFRKQL, encoded by the coding sequence ATTAATTTGAATACTCCAACCATTCCCAGCTTTGTTTCCTGGTTCCGTTCCGTTGCTCCCTATGTCAATACTTTCCGAGGAAAAGTATTTATCATCGGATTTAACGGAGAAATGATCACCGACACAAAGTTCGTACACTTTATTCACGATATTAATCTACTTGCCAGTCTTGGCGTACGCTTAGTTTTAGTACATGGTGCACGTCCGCAAATTCAATTACGCCTCGATGAATCGCAATTGGAAACGCAAACTGTCATGGATATTCGTGTAACCGATTCTGCCGCATTACAATGCGTCAAAGAATCAACTGGACGAATTCACCATGAAATTGCCGCATTGCTATCGATGGGATTACCCAATTCACCCATGGCAAATGCAGCTATTCGGGTATCGAGTGGTAATTTTGTTATTGCGTGCCCCTATGGTGTTATTGAAGGCGTTGATTTATTGCATACCGGAAAGGTACGAAAAATTAATGTACAAGCCATTAACGCAAGTCTAGAACAAGGTAATGTAGTGCTCATTTCCCCACTTGGATATTCACCGACTGGAGAAATTTTTAATTTGACAATGGAAAATGTAGCTACAGAGACAGCCATTGCACTACATGCTGAGAAGCTAATTTTTCTTTGGGATACGCTTACAAAAGAAACAAGCGATCCAGATAATTTATCCATATTACCTCGTGAATTAACGGTCAAAGAAAGCAAAGCTTTTCTTGAGGATAAATCGTCACCTACTATATTTTCAGAAGAAGCCCGGCTTTTTCTCCAATGCGCCATTAAAGCCTGTGAGTCTTCCGTTGACCGCATACATTTAATTAGTCGCCATATTGATGGCGCGATCTTGCAAGAGCTTTTCACACATCACGGCATTGGCACAATGATTTCTAGAGAAACTCTACAATCGCTCCGTGAAGCAAGGATTGAAGATGTCGGTGGGATTTTACAATTAATCGAGCCGCTTGAGACTGAAGGCATTTTGGTCAGACGCGGACGAGAATTACTTGAAGTCGAGATCGAACGATTCAGTGTTTTTGAGCATGATAGTGTAATTCTAGGATGCGCTGCGTTGTATCCTTTTCTTGAAGAAAAAGCGGGCGAGCTTGCATGTTTAGCCATTCATCCCGATTATCGCGATTTTGGGCACGGAACCCGGCTACTTAAATATATTGAAGCAAAAGCCCTTTCCCAAGGTATAAAAACACTTTTTGTACTTACAACACGAACCACACACTGGTTTATTGAACACGGCTTCACTGAAGTTACACTGACTGAGTTGCCCAAACCAAAACAAAGCTTATATAACTATCAGCGACGCTCAAAGATGTTCCGCAAGCAACTGTAA